In Sphingomonas sp. SORGH_AS_0950, the following are encoded in one genomic region:
- a CDS encoding darcynin family protein → MTTPQLPFEPTVTVFMLVKTSPEWLGFPVDRRFELLAEHFTPILKKHAASVSLRFFDVEFYSARVTDIWMWDAADHHSYQLLVEDLRETAFWDRYFDIVEILTGVENAYAKNYDRPAITA, encoded by the coding sequence ATGACCACTCCGCAATTACCCTTTGAACCGACCGTCACCGTCTTCATGCTGGTCAAGACTTCACCTGAATGGCTTGGATTCCCCGTCGATCGCCGCTTCGAGCTTCTGGCAGAGCATTTCACTCCGATCCTCAAAAAGCACGCGGCTAGCGTCTCGCTGCGCTTTTTTGACGTGGAGTTCTATTCTGCCCGCGTCACCGACATTTGGATGTGGGACGCGGCGGACCATCATTCCTACCAGTTGTTGGTGGAAGACCTGCGCGAAACGGCCTTCTGGGATCGCTATTTCGATATTGTGGAAATCCTGACCGGCGTGGAAAACGCCTATGCCAAGAACTACGATCGCCCGGCTATCACCGCCTGA
- a CDS encoding TonB-dependent receptor, giving the protein MSIVHRELMVGALLIFAPVWMSIPASGQALDAPSSSPVDEGDIVVTAQKRSERLQDVPLAVTALSADTLSQRQINDTNGLVQAVSSLTYTQGNNVSNSTFRVRGIGTTLFNQGSESSVSTVIDGVVLARQAQGFVDLADLERVEVLRGPQGTLFGKNATAGVISVVTARPTRTFTARAEATIAELGEYRIKGTVSGPLSDTLGFRLSGFRNDVGGHITNVASGRDQNGFKSWGLRGKLDWAAAPGLNLLGTIDYRHTDANCCQPQYIKVTTPLLAQLLSPVVASRHNRQVSIDVPSFNNTRQLLGSLEANLDLGRHTLTSLTAWQDFNFDNNVDVDGLNTPSPIFVPFGNGRGILNGGPAGVKQFSQELRLTSPQTGAITYVAGLYFLDLDVTRGFRRRLGNCVAGGVNGAAVFGQPCAAPTYVSTFHNAKSTTQQYAAFGQAELKLVDRLSAIAGARLQRERVGYEGNRPGLPLVTGDAPLMGASRGSGSTRDTDLSGKLGLQYRASRDAQAYVTWTRGYKGAAYDIEVNANFASQRPVLPETVKAWEAGVKLDLFDRALSLNTAAFYADYANLQVQAAYTDPVTGIVSTIPTNAGSAITKGVEVEWIARPARGLTISGGATYLATDLDVDGVSCPLPQQGAAPVQSGFPVNQCYRTAAGRTPLLNVRGGRIPNAPSWRGMLTTRYETDLPNSDLALFGQVSANGQTRVNFSLEQDPELAQGGYATFEASIGVRQVAGRYSATLFVRNIGDRHFLTSVGRAGQLTNAANPGNLTGFLPKDADRYVGATFSIAY; this is encoded by the coding sequence GTGTCGATCGTCCATCGCGAGCTAATGGTTGGTGCGCTGCTCATTTTCGCGCCGGTTTGGATGAGCATTCCGGCAAGCGGGCAGGCCTTGGATGCCCCATCAAGCTCGCCGGTCGATGAAGGCGACATTGTCGTCACCGCGCAGAAGCGAAGCGAACGCCTGCAGGATGTGCCGCTGGCCGTCACCGCGCTGTCCGCCGACACGCTGTCGCAGCGGCAGATCAACGATACGAATGGATTGGTCCAGGCCGTCTCCTCGCTCACCTACACGCAAGGCAACAACGTCTCCAACTCGACCTTCCGCGTGCGCGGCATCGGTACGACGCTGTTCAATCAGGGGTCCGAATCCTCCGTGTCGACGGTCATCGATGGCGTCGTCCTCGCTCGACAGGCGCAAGGTTTTGTCGATCTCGCCGATCTGGAGCGGGTGGAGGTGCTGCGGGGGCCGCAAGGAACGCTGTTCGGCAAAAACGCCACGGCGGGCGTCATCAGCGTCGTCACCGCGCGCCCGACCCGGACGTTCACGGCTCGCGCAGAGGCAACCATCGCCGAACTTGGCGAGTACCGGATCAAGGGAACCGTCTCCGGACCCTTGAGCGACACGCTCGGCTTTCGGCTTAGCGGCTTTCGCAATGACGTCGGTGGGCACATCACCAATGTGGCCAGCGGCCGCGACCAGAACGGCTTCAAGAGTTGGGGATTGCGCGGCAAGCTCGACTGGGCTGCAGCTCCAGGGCTCAACCTGCTCGGCACAATCGACTATCGCCATACCGATGCGAATTGTTGCCAGCCGCAATATATCAAGGTGACAACGCCGCTTCTGGCGCAATTGTTGTCGCCGGTGGTCGCCAGCCGCCACAACAGGCAGGTCAGCATCGACGTGCCGTCGTTCAATAACACCCGCCAGTTGCTGGGATCGCTGGAAGCGAATCTCGATCTTGGACGGCACACGCTGACATCGCTGACGGCATGGCAGGATTTCAACTTTGACAACAATGTCGACGTCGATGGCCTGAACACGCCGTCGCCGATCTTCGTGCCGTTCGGCAACGGTCGCGGCATCCTGAACGGGGGGCCGGCGGGCGTGAAGCAGTTCAGTCAGGAATTGCGGCTGACATCGCCGCAAACCGGCGCGATCACTTATGTGGCCGGGCTCTACTTTCTTGATTTGGACGTCACGCGTGGATTCCGCCGTCGCCTCGGCAATTGCGTGGCGGGCGGCGTTAACGGCGCGGCTGTGTTCGGTCAGCCCTGCGCGGCACCGACCTATGTCTCGACCTTCCACAACGCCAAGTCGACGACGCAGCAATATGCCGCATTCGGCCAGGCCGAGTTGAAGCTGGTCGACCGCCTTTCGGCGATCGCCGGGGCTCGGCTACAGCGCGAGAGGGTCGGCTATGAGGGGAACCGTCCCGGCCTGCCGCTGGTGACGGGCGATGCGCCTCTCATGGGGGCGTCGCGTGGCAGCGGTTCGACCCGCGACACCGATCTGTCGGGCAAGCTGGGCCTGCAATATCGCGCCAGTCGTGATGCGCAGGCCTATGTCACATGGACACGCGGCTATAAGGGGGCCGCCTACGACATCGAGGTGAACGCCAATTTCGCGAGCCAGCGCCCTGTCTTGCCCGAAACGGTGAAGGCGTGGGAGGCGGGTGTGAAGCTCGATCTGTTCGACCGCGCCCTCTCTCTGAACACTGCGGCATTCTATGCCGATTATGCCAATCTGCAGGTGCAGGCGGCCTATACCGATCCTGTTACCGGCATTGTCTCTACCATCCCCACCAACGCCGGGAGCGCGATTACGAAAGGCGTCGAGGTGGAGTGGATCGCACGCCCGGCACGCGGGCTGACGATCAGTGGCGGGGCTACCTATCTGGCGACGGATCTCGACGTCGATGGGGTAAGTTGTCCCCTCCCTCAGCAAGGAGCGGCACCGGTTCAATCCGGCTTCCCGGTCAATCAGTGCTACCGGACGGCAGCCGGTCGAACGCCGCTGCTGAACGTGCGTGGCGGACGCATCCCGAACGCGCCGTCCTGGCGCGGCATGCTGACGACGCGCTATGAAACCGATCTGCCCAACTCGGACCTCGCCCTGTTCGGGCAGGTGTCGGCCAATGGGCAAACACGGGTCAACTTCTCCCTCGAGCAAGATCCTGAACTGGCGCAGGGCGGTTATGCCACCTTCGAGGCCAGCATCGGCGTACGGCAGGTCGCGGGGCGCTATTCCGCGACCCTGTTCGTACGCAATATCGGCGACCGTCATTTCCTGACCAGCGTCGGTCGCGCCGGCCAACTGACCAATGCCGCCAATCCCGGCAACTTGACCGGTTTCCTGCCGAAGGACGCCGACCGCTATGTCGGTGCGACCTTCTCGATCGCTTATTGA
- a CDS encoding TetR/AcrR family transcriptional regulator, whose product MEETTTSQRPRPRKMPRQGRSAETVRAIIEATARILEQGGLSAFTTNAVAEKAGVSIGSLYQYFPGKEALIGALIVRETSLLIAECDAIVAGANGRQALQGVIASAVDHQLRRPALARLLDLEEARLPFDEDTQRVTRRLHSILLSILARTDLPQQRDPDVAAQDVLAIIKGMVDAAGERGERDRDALGSRVGRAVYGYLDNAA is encoded by the coding sequence ATGGAAGAAACGACGACCTCGCAGCGCCCCCGCCCCCGCAAAATGCCACGCCAAGGCCGTTCCGCCGAGACGGTGCGGGCGATCATCGAGGCTACGGCTCGCATTCTGGAACAAGGTGGGCTCAGCGCGTTCACAACCAATGCGGTCGCCGAGAAGGCCGGCGTCAGCATCGGCTCGCTCTATCAGTATTTTCCCGGCAAGGAGGCGCTGATCGGGGCCTTGATCGTGCGCGAGACATCGCTGCTGATCGCCGAGTGCGACGCGATAGTTGCTGGTGCGAACGGTCGACAGGCATTGCAAGGTGTGATCGCGTCTGCCGTGGACCATCAACTGCGCCGACCGGCCTTGGCAAGGCTCTTGGATCTGGAAGAGGCTCGCCTACCTTTCGATGAAGATACCCAGCGGGTAACACGGCGGCTGCACTCGATCTTGTTGTCCATCCTGGCGCGCACCGATCTCCCGCAGCAGCGCGATCCCGATGTAGCCGCACAAGACGTGTTGGCTATCATCAAGGGTATGGTGGACGCTGCCGGAGAACGCGGCGAACGGGATCGGGACGCTCTTGGCTCGCGCGTGGGCAGGGCCGTCTACGGTTATCTGGACAATGCCGCCTGA
- a CDS encoding sulfatase, protein MSTISRRDVLAAGPALTATGLATDALAAATPSERPNILWLVSEDNNPFIGAYGDTLAHTPTLDALAKEGLLYRNVYTNAPVCAPTRFAIITGVHPESAGPAHNMRAVAKLPNLLRGLPQYLREIGYYCTNNAKTDYNSDLDPAVIWDESSKSAHWRNRPDGAPFFAVFNHETTHESRIFKPVEGRVEPAAIRLPAYLPDTPGIRQDFATYYNLMEKMDGEIAQKLAELDASGLADNTIVFYYSDNGGVLPRSKRYCYDEGHRCAMIVRVPPRWRRLAPAAPNTQISAPVSFIDLAPTVLSIAGIKPPPHMQGTAFLGSHMASPKRYAFGMRNRMDERYDMVRTVTDGRFRYLRNYSPHRPWGQHGAFEWLAKGYQDWEAAHLAGTLDPVQEAFWGKKPFEQFFDLNADRDQVHNLIDMPAHAQRIAEMRRALDAHMVAVNDNGFIPEGSPVEGYDESRRRGAYPLRRAMALAATAARGDPANLAYLSEQLGDDDDVLRYWAATGFLILGDAARDYLSRLESAMRDDPSPHVRVVLLPRRSPTSPTDRPRWRY, encoded by the coding sequence ATGTCGACGATATCCCGCCGCGACGTTCTGGCCGCCGGTCCTGCGCTGACCGCAACTGGGCTCGCCACCGATGCGCTCGCCGCTGCCACCCCATCCGAACGGCCCAACATCCTGTGGCTTGTCAGCGAGGACAATAACCCGTTCATCGGCGCCTACGGCGATACACTCGCCCATACGCCGACGCTGGACGCATTGGCGAAGGAAGGTCTGCTCTACCGCAACGTCTATACCAACGCGCCCGTCTGCGCGCCGACCCGCTTCGCGATCATCACCGGCGTTCATCCGGAAAGCGCAGGGCCAGCTCATAACATGCGGGCGGTGGCGAAATTACCGAACCTGCTACGTGGCCTGCCACAATATCTGCGCGAGATCGGATATTACTGTACCAACAACGCCAAGACCGACTATAATTCCGACCTTGATCCCGCAGTGATCTGGGACGAGTCGAGCAAATCCGCCCATTGGCGAAATCGGCCGGATGGCGCTCCCTTCTTTGCTGTCTTCAATCACGAAACCACGCACGAATCCCGTATATTCAAACCGGTGGAGGGGCGTGTGGAGCCTGCTGCCATACGGTTGCCGGCCTACCTGCCGGACACCCCAGGGATACGGCAGGATTTCGCAACCTATTACAATTTAATGGAAAAGATGGACGGCGAAATCGCGCAAAAGCTCGCGGAACTCGACGCCTCGGGCCTCGCGGACAATACGATCGTCTTCTACTATTCGGACAATGGCGGCGTGCTGCCCCGCAGCAAGCGCTATTGCTATGACGAAGGCCATCGCTGCGCGATGATCGTGCGCGTGCCGCCCCGCTGGCGAAGGCTCGCGCCCGCCGCTCCGAACACGCAGATCAGCGCACCCGTCAGCTTCATCGATCTGGCTCCCACCGTGCTGTCGATCGCCGGCATCAAGCCCCCCCCGCATATGCAGGGCACCGCGTTTCTGGGCTCACATATGGCGTCGCCGAAACGCTATGCCTTCGGGATGCGCAATCGCATGGATGAGCGCTACGACATGGTGCGAACCGTTACCGACGGGCGGTTCCGCTATCTCCGCAACTATTCCCCGCATCGCCCCTGGGGACAGCACGGTGCGTTCGAATGGCTGGCCAAGGGGTATCAGGATTGGGAGGCGGCGCATCTCGCCGGAACCCTCGATCCGGTTCAGGAGGCGTTCTGGGGCAAAAAGCCGTTCGAGCAATTCTTCGATCTGAACGCCGACAGGGATCAGGTCCACAACCTCATCGACATGCCCGCCCACGCCCAGCGCATCGCCGAGATGCGCCGGGCGCTCGATGCGCATATGGTGGCGGTCAACGACAATGGTTTCATCCCCGAGGGTTCGCCCGTCGAAGGGTATGACGAAAGCCGCCGTCGGGGGGCCTATCCGCTCCGCCGTGCGATGGCCCTTGCGGCGACTGCGGCGCGCGGTGACCCCGCCAACCTTGCCTATTTGAGCGAACAACTCGGCGATGACGACGATGTGCTGCGCTATTGGGCTGCGACCGGCTTCCTGATTTTGGGTGACGCCGCGCGGGATTATCTGTCGCGGCTGGAGTCAGCGATGCGTGACGATCCCTCGCCGCATGTGCGGGTGGTGTTGCTGCCGAGGCGGTCGCCAACCTCACCGACGGATCGGCCGCGGTGGCGGTACTGA
- a CDS encoding formylglycine-generating enzyme family protein has translation MRVIPGHTFEMGSDRFYPEERPARPASVSTFRIDATPVTNAMFARFVEATGHVTEAERGEDGRPGSLLFAFHDAGTASWRFIDGLSWQTPHGHASRWSSIEQHPVVHVGHSDAQAYAAWAGKRLATEVEWEAAACGGLHGCDYAWGDTLTIDDQIPASIWEGDFPSSRTQGRELPFTTPVASHEPNGFGLFDMIGNVWEWTATKAPPFDAKPSCCGTERQDEAEGGVIKGGSHLCAPNWCRRYRPAARQIGTVPTSHIGFRCAADLS, from the coding sequence ATGCGCGTCATTCCCGGTCACACGTTTGAGATGGGGTCCGACCGTTTCTACCCCGAGGAGCGTCCCGCGCGGCCCGCTTCGGTTAGCACTTTTCGCATCGACGCGACCCCGGTCACGAACGCGATGTTCGCGCGTTTTGTGGAGGCGACCGGCCATGTCACCGAGGCCGAACGGGGCGAGGATGGACGTCCGGGCTCACTGCTGTTCGCCTTTCATGATGCCGGGACGGCATCATGGCGGTTCATCGATGGCCTTTCATGGCAGACGCCCCACGGACATGCGAGCCGCTGGAGTTCCATCGAGCAACATCCCGTCGTGCATGTCGGGCATAGTGATGCACAGGCCTATGCCGCATGGGCCGGCAAAAGGCTGGCCACGGAAGTCGAGTGGGAGGCAGCCGCCTGCGGAGGTCTTCACGGCTGCGATTATGCCTGGGGTGACACGCTGACCATCGATGATCAAATCCCCGCCTCCATATGGGAAGGCGACTTTCCTTCGAGCCGGACACAAGGTCGGGAACTGCCGTTCACCACGCCGGTGGCGTCCCACGAGCCCAATGGTTTCGGCCTGTTCGACATGATCGGGAACGTGTGGGAATGGACTGCCACCAAGGCACCTCCTTTCGATGCTAAACCGAGCTGCTGCGGAACGGAGCGCCAGGATGAAGCGGAAGGCGGAGTGATCAAGGGCGGATCGCACTTATGTGCCCCGAACTGGTGCCGACGATATCGGCCTGCCGCCCGTCAGATCGGCACGGTGCCGACATCCCATATCGGCTTTCGCTGCGCTGCCGACCTCTCATAA
- a CDS encoding AAA family ATPase, with protein sequence MRVRHRAKIISIAQRLGASVEAVWIDTPLDVAIERNAARTPDKVVPTPAIVAVAQQFEEPTAAEGFNHVAVFDGGRWL encoded by the coding sequence ATCAGGGTCCGCCACAGGGCGAAGATCATTAGCATCGCCCAACGGCTAGGAGCATCTGTCGAAGCGGTGTGGATCGACACGCCGCTTGATGTGGCGATCGAACGAAACGCGGCCCGAACCCCCGACAAGGTAGTACCAACCCCCGCGATCGTCGCCGTCGCACAGCAGTTTGAGGAACCGACGGCAGCGGAAGGCTTCAATCATGTTGCCGTATTCGATGGCGGCCGATGGCTGTAG
- a CDS encoding IS3 family transposase (programmed frameshift), translating to MSVSEIITDGGRRRHWSTPEKLRIVEETLDGRESISVVARRNGVAPNLLYRWRRLMLEGGSVAVAGDDDVTSNRQVREMETRIRELERQLGRKTLEVEILKEALERSRPKKSELAHALAAAGDYPVSIVASTLGVGRSTVYDRLAGSSKTRGPYAKAQDAALLPRIRQIAAQRPTYGYRRIAAVLNRQQRAEGLAPVNHKRVYRIMAADRLLLARRYTERTDYGHDGVVVTIRSNVRWCSDGFEFTCWNDEVVRGAFIIDAHDREIIAWRAVSNAGISGSDVRDIMLEAVETRFGAVRTTTPVEMLSDNGSAYTARETRTFARQLGLKPCFTPVRSPQSNGISEAFVHTLKRDYVRVSPLPDASSALTSLAGWIEDYNDNHPHSGLKMRSPREHRATVSATA from the exons ATGTCCGTGTCCGAAATCATCACCGACGGCGGTCGTCGCCGTCACTGGAGCACGCCTGAGAAGCTGAGGATCGTCGAGGAGACGCTCGATGGTCGCGAGAGCATCTCGGTGGTGGCGCGCCGCAACGGCGTGGCCCCGAACCTGCTGTACCGCTGGCGACGGCTGATGCTGGAAGGCGGGAGCGTCGCGGTCGCCGGTGACGACGACGTGACCAGCAACCGCCAGGTACGCGAGATGGAGACCCGCATCCGCGAACTGGAGCGCCAGCTCGGCCGCAAGACGCTGGAGGTCGAGATCCTGAAGGAGGCGCTGGAGCGCTCACGCC CCAAAAAAAGCGAGCTTGCTCATGCACTCGCCGCTGCCGGAGACTATCCGGTGAGCATCGTCGCCAGCACGCTCGGGGTCGGGCGCTCGACGGTGTACGACCGCCTGGCCGGCAGCAGCAAGACGCGCGGGCCGTACGCCAAGGCCCAGGATGCGGCTCTGCTGCCTCGCATCCGCCAAATCGCCGCGCAGCGGCCAACATACGGCTACCGCCGCATCGCGGCGGTCCTCAATCGGCAGCAGCGTGCCGAAGGACTGGCGCCGGTCAATCACAAGCGTGTCTATCGCATCATGGCGGCGGACCGACTGCTGTTGGCGCGGCGCTACACCGAGCGGACCGACTATGGCCATGACGGCGTTGTGGTGACGATCCGCTCCAACGTGCGCTGGTGCTCGGACGGGTTCGAGTTCACCTGCTGGAACGACGAGGTCGTGCGCGGCGCCTTCATCATCGACGCCCACGACCGCGAGATCATCGCCTGGCGCGCGGTCAGTAATGCCGGCATCAGCGGCTCGGACGTGCGCGATATCATGTTGGAAGCTGTCGAAACCCGCTTCGGCGCTGTACGCACGACCACGCCGGTCGAGATGCTGTCCGATAACGGCTCGGCCTATACCGCCCGCGAAACACGCACCTTTGCCAGGCAGCTTGGGCTCAAACCCTGCTTCACGCCTGTCCGCAGCCCGCAATCCAACGGCATCTCCGAAGCCTTCGTGCACACCCTCAAACGCGATTACGTCCGCGTCTCGCCGCTGCCCGATGCATCCTCCGCGTTGACATCGCTGGCCGGGTGGATCGAGGACTACAACGACAACCACCCCCATTCAGGGCTCAAGATGCGTTCACCGCGCGAGCATCGCGCAACGGTTTCTGCAACCGCTTAA
- a CDS encoding GNAT family N-acetyltransferase produces the protein MITIRAAAPDDAEALTNLMHGSASYSGKYASILDGYAVTPSQIERDVFYIAERDDTLCGFYSLTLDGEPELDLMFVADGIQGSGLGSRLFRHMMAEARRRGIVSIKIVSHPPSVGFYEAMGAVVVGTKPPTIKATWSRPILSLAI, from the coding sequence ATGATTACGATCCGCGCTGCCGCTCCCGATGATGCGGAAGCACTTACCAACCTGATGCATGGTTCGGCCTCTTATAGCGGTAAGTACGCAAGCATCCTCGACGGGTATGCGGTCACGCCCTCGCAGATCGAGCGAGATGTTTTCTATATCGCTGAGCGTGACGACACCTTGTGCGGATTTTACAGTCTAACCCTCGATGGTGAACCCGAACTGGACCTGATGTTCGTAGCAGATGGCATTCAGGGTAGTGGTTTAGGATCTAGGCTGTTCCGGCACATGATGGCGGAAGCGAGGCGGCGGGGTATCGTCTCGATCAAGATCGTTTCCCATCCGCCCTCAGTTGGCTTTTATGAGGCGATGGGTGCGGTCGTCGTCGGTACGAAACCACCGACAATCAAGGCAACGTGGAGCCGTCCGATCCTGTCGCTGGCGATCTAG
- a CDS encoding IS1182 family transposase — translation MAYIEGHARDQALLLPASVEDYVAADNPVRFIDAFVHDLDLGAAGFQRTQPKATGRPGYDPADMLKLYLYGYLNRVRSSRRLAAEAARNLELIWLLRGVRPDFRTIAEFRRDNRAAFKTVFRAFVLLCSKLDLFGRELLAVDGTRLKAVNGRARNFSRERLATYLAATDARLERYLAELDQIDRGEDGAGTGRGEALATKIAKLREQRQVSAALLGQLEESGEGQISLTDPDARLMVAHSKVTVGYNAQVAVDAKHSLIVEQHVTNACNDMGLLASTTGAAMEALGVERIDVVADMGYHSGDDIVACEAAGITPYIPRPHRGTAVGNGLFPKERFRYDLEADVYHCPGGQVLDTRYASVTRGHLSVQYSSPAACTGCQIKARCTTGRWRRINRGEHEAVIERMTARLAKRPGILTIRKSTVEHPFGSIKQWMNQGAFLMRGLDKVRAEFSLTALAYNLRRAITLIGVPGLIRAVQA, via the coding sequence ATGGCATATATCGAAGGTCATGCCCGGGATCAGGCGCTGCTTCTGCCGGCATCGGTCGAGGACTATGTGGCGGCAGACAACCCGGTGCGGTTCATCGACGCATTCGTCCACGACCTTGATCTGGGCGCTGCCGGTTTCCAGAGGACACAGCCGAAGGCGACGGGGCGGCCTGGTTACGATCCGGCCGACATGCTCAAGCTATACCTGTACGGCTACCTCAACCGGGTACGGTCGAGCCGGCGCCTGGCAGCGGAAGCGGCCCGCAATCTCGAACTGATCTGGTTGTTGCGTGGGGTGCGGCCGGACTTCCGGACCATCGCTGAGTTCCGGCGCGACAACCGGGCCGCGTTCAAGACGGTGTTCCGGGCGTTCGTCCTGCTGTGCAGCAAGCTCGACCTGTTCGGGCGCGAGTTGCTGGCGGTGGACGGCACGCGGCTGAAGGCGGTGAACGGTCGGGCGCGCAACTTCAGCCGCGAGCGACTGGCGACGTATCTTGCCGCGACCGATGCGCGACTGGAACGCTATCTGGCGGAGCTGGACCAGATCGACCGCGGCGAGGATGGTGCTGGCACCGGCCGCGGCGAAGCGCTGGCGACGAAGATCGCCAAGCTGCGCGAACAGCGTCAGGTCAGCGCGGCGCTGCTGGGCCAGCTGGAGGAAAGCGGCGAAGGGCAAATCTCGCTCACCGATCCTGACGCCCGCCTGATGGTCGCGCATTCGAAGGTCACGGTTGGCTACAACGCGCAGGTGGCGGTCGACGCCAAACACAGCCTGATCGTCGAGCAGCATGTCACCAACGCCTGTAACGACATGGGCCTGCTGGCATCCACCACCGGAGCGGCGATGGAGGCGCTCGGGGTCGAGCGGATCGATGTGGTCGCCGACATGGGGTATCATTCGGGCGACGATATTGTCGCGTGCGAGGCGGCCGGCATCACACCGTACATTCCCCGCCCGCACCGCGGCACTGCCGTCGGCAACGGCCTCTTCCCCAAGGAGCGGTTCCGCTACGATCTCGAGGCCGACGTCTATCACTGCCCCGGCGGACAGGTGCTGGACACCCGCTACGCCTCGGTGACCCGCGGCCATCTGTCGGTCCAGTATTCCAGCCCTGCCGCCTGTACCGGTTGTCAGATCAAGGCGCGTTGCACGACCGGGCGCTGGCGACGCATCAATCGCGGCGAGCACGAAGCGGTCATCGAGCGCATGACGGCACGCCTGGCCAAGCGCCCCGGCATCCTCACCATCCGCAAATCCACGGTCGAGCACCCGTTCGGCTCGATCAAGCAGTGGATGAACCAGGGCGCGTTCCTGATGCGCGGGCTGGACAAGGTCCGCGCCGAGTTCAGTCTGACGGCGCTCGCCTACAATCTTAGGCGGGCCATCACCCTCATCGGCGTGCCGGGGCTCATCCGGGCGGTGCAAGCCTGA
- a CDS encoding dicarboxylate/amino acid:cation symporter, protein MNRRFASFVIAAMILGIAVGWMCNLGLAPGDAARTAAGFSMVTELFLRLIKMIIAPLVFTTLVAGVGHMEDAAAVGRIGAKTMGWFLGASILSLLLGLAMVELLRPGAGLTLHAANPIGAPPLPSTDSFSLHTFITHLVPTSIFDAMARNEILQIVIFAIFVGTAVSMLDQKAPQVMQLVEQAASIMLKVTDIVMKFAPFAIFASLASTVTLQGLPILLTYAKFVGGFYLSLALLWVILFGLALLVLGRAAIRLFAAIREPALISFSCASSEAAYPKLLAALPTVGVPPRIASFVLPLGYSFNLDGSMMYCTFATTFILQTNGVSLTVGQQVGMLFLLLITSKGIAAVPRASLIVIMATLTYLGLPEGWIALVLAVDHLLDMGRSGTNIIGNSVAAAVVSKWEGAFASHVAVSAQPFNEKAKASLSV, encoded by the coding sequence ATGAATCGTCGATTTGCGAGCTTCGTCATCGCGGCCATGATCCTAGGCATCGCTGTCGGATGGATGTGCAACCTGGGCTTGGCTCCTGGCGACGCAGCGCGCACCGCGGCCGGTTTTTCGATGGTCACCGAGCTGTTCCTGCGGCTGATCAAGATGATCATCGCGCCACTGGTCTTTACCACCCTGGTCGCAGGCGTCGGCCATATGGAGGATGCAGCAGCGGTTGGCCGCATCGGTGCCAAGACGATGGGCTGGTTTCTGGGGGCGTCCATCCTGTCGCTGCTGCTGGGGCTGGCGATGGTCGAGTTGCTTCGGCCGGGAGCCGGTCTGACGTTGCATGCGGCCAACCCGATCGGCGCTCCGCCCCTGCCCAGCACTGACAGTTTCTCGCTCCACACGTTCATCACGCACCTCGTGCCGACGTCGATCTTCGACGCCATGGCCCGCAATGAGATCCTGCAGATCGTGATCTTCGCGATCTTCGTCGGCACGGCGGTGTCCATGCTCGATCAGAAAGCGCCGCAGGTCATGCAGTTGGTTGAGCAAGCGGCCTCGATCATGCTCAAGGTCACCGACATCGTCATGAAGTTCGCGCCGTTCGCGATATTCGCGTCGCTTGCATCGACCGTGACCCTCCAAGGTCTGCCCATCCTGCTCACCTATGCCAAATTTGTCGGTGGCTTCTATCTGTCGCTGGCGTTGCTCTGGGTGATCCTCTTTGGATTGGCCTTGCTCGTCCTTGGCCGGGCGGCAATCCGCCTCTTCGCCGCGATCCGCGAGCCCGCGCTCATTTCCTTCTCCTGCGCGAGCTCGGAGGCGGCCTATCCCAAGCTGCTGGCGGCGCTGCCTACGGTTGGCGTACCGCCCCGCATCGCGAGTTTCGTGCTGCCTTTGGGCTACTCGTTCAATCTCGACGGCTCGATGATGTACTGCACCTTTGCGACCACGTTCATCCTTCAGACCAACGGCGTGTCTTTGACGGTTGGGCAACAGGTCGGGATGCTGTTTCTCCTGCTCATCACATCGAAGGGTATCGCTGCGGTGCCTAGGGCATCATTGATCGTCATCATGGCGACCCTGACCTACCTGGGTTTGCCGGAGGGGTGGATTGCTCTGGTCCTGGCGGTCGATCACCTGTTGGACATGGGACGATCGGGCACGAACATCATCGGGAACTCCGTGGCAGCTGCCGTCGTATCGAAATGGGAAGGCGCTTTTGCTAGCCACGTCGCTGTGAGCGCTCAGCCCTTCAACGAAAAAGCGAAAGCGAGCTTGAGCGTCTAA